In the Heliomicrobium undosum genome, one interval contains:
- a CDS encoding HNH endonuclease translates to MPKWDNEVAKKIISKIVRPGEVSEWLGMKSNWAYNHISKNRTTGKWLEEWSNLDELEQERINEMIEKQEFTYNSNELGNNRFIAIRKYFVNIEAETAKYLIFARNGERIVCVTDLIPREVENHLTVVWPWDVRLKDFELAKKFNILEIFGRSYVCPDYITHVLMSQMCRGRTREFQRSYIVSKCARDFGHYGYLRKDSWDIFNGYKEKIKFFADSDNNVYFPDLKEPLVSQMTSWANKRGGSLNQLISRLGYQRIYHLDNPLQDIVIPFFRPENVVDEEVISHSDWLSKLKNIQSMIQLEKSTEKYRQRRRRELADLLKQKYMYRCQLCGEENGAIPIIEKDDGTHYVEMHHIVALADTGKTEEARLIADEWGSLDTYKNALVVCPHHHRYLHYHHGGFKNLIFENGPNGKEEVFIKSRKGTRIRVVENWHLGKIGD, encoded by the coding sequence ATGCCTAAGTGGGATAATGAGGTTGCGAAAAAAATAATCTCGAAAATTGTAAGACCCGGAGAAGTTAGCGAATGGCTGGGGATGAAAAGTAATTGGGCATACAATCATATTTCTAAAAACCGTACAACGGGCAAGTGGTTAGAGGAGTGGTCAAATCTTGATGAGTTAGAACAGGAACGAATAAATGAAATGATCGAAAAACAGGAATTTACATATAACTCAAATGAATTAGGTAATAATAGGTTTATTGCTATTCGGAAGTACTTTGTAAACATTGAGGCAGAGACGGCTAAATATTTAATATTTGCTAGAAATGGAGAACGTATTGTATGCGTAACTGATTTGATTCCTCGCGAGGTAGAAAACCACTTAACAGTAGTATGGCCTTGGGATGTTCGTTTAAAAGACTTTGAATTGGCAAAAAAATTCAATATATTGGAAATATTCGGAAGGAGTTACGTTTGTCCCGATTATATTACACATGTGCTGATGAGTCAGATGTGTCGAGGTAGGACACGAGAATTTCAGCGTTCATATATAGTATCGAAATGTGCTAGAGACTTCGGGCATTATGGATATTTACGAAAAGATTCTTGGGATATTTTTAATGGTTATAAAGAAAAAATAAAGTTTTTTGCTGATAGTGACAACAATGTGTATTTTCCAGATCTTAAAGAACCTTTAGTTTCCCAAATGACATCATGGGCCAATAAAAGAGGAGGTTCATTAAACCAGTTAATCTCTCGTTTAGGCTACCAACGGATATACCACTTGGATAATCCGCTTCAAGACATAGTAATTCCTTTTTTTAGACCAGAAAACGTTGTAGATGAAGAAGTAATTAGTCATTCCGACTGGTTAAGTAAATTAAAGAATATTCAAAGCATGATACAATTAGAGAAAAGCACAGAGAAATACCGACAAAGACGAAGACGCGAATTGGCGGATTTATTGAAGCAGAAGTATATGTACCGTTGCCAGCTATGCGGGGAAGAAAACGGTGCCATTCCAATAATCGAGAAAGACGATGGGACGCATTATGTGGAAATGCATCATATTGTAGCGCTAGCTGACACTGGCAAAACAGAGGAAGCTAGATTAATTGCGGATGAATGGGGTAGTTTGGATACGTATAAGAACGCTTTAGTAGTCTGCCCACATCATCACCGATATTTACATTATCATCACGGAGGATTCAAAAATTTAATTTTTGAGAATGGTCCGAATGGAAAAGAAGAGGTATTTATAAAATCACGGAAAGGAACACGTATTCGCGTAGTAGAAAATTGGCACTTGGGGAAAATTGGAGATTGA